The proteins below come from a single Chryseobacterium sp. MA9 genomic window:
- a CDS encoding NADPH-dependent FMN reductase: protein MKILAIAGSNSEASMNKQLVAYASTLFENAEVEVIDLNPFEMPIYKHERELANGVPQEAHDFAAKIDGANVLLVSLGEHNGTYSTAFKNVFDWVSRIKDRTVWNEVPMLLMSTSPGGRGGAGVLEAASKRFPFHGGNVVETFSLPFFNDNFDKGTQRISNEEKVNELKEKIKKIAAIETILEK, encoded by the coding sequence ATGAAAATTTTAGCAATAGCAGGAAGTAACTCAGAAGCTTCAATGAACAAACAATTGGTAGCATACGCGTCAACATTATTTGAAAATGCAGAAGTAGAAGTAATAGATCTGAACCCTTTCGAAATGCCAATCTACAAGCATGAAAGAGAACTTGCAAATGGTGTTCCTCAGGAAGCTCATGATTTTGCAGCAAAAATCGATGGAGCTAACGTATTATTGGTTTCTTTGGGAGAGCACAACGGAACGTATTCTACAGCATTCAAGAATGTGTTCGACTGGGTGTCCAGAATCAAAGACAGAACAGTTTGGAATGAAGTACCAATGCTATTGATGTCAACATCTCCTGGAGGTAGAGGTGGAGCTGGAGTTTTGGAAGCCGCATCAAAGCGTTTCCCTTTCCATGGAGGAAATGTGGTGGAAACTTTTTCTCTTCCTTTCTTTAATGATAACTTTGATAAAGGAACTCAGAGAATTTCTAATGAAGAGAAGGTCAATGAGTTAAAAGAAAAAATAAAGAAGATTGCGGCTATTGAAACCATCCTTGAAAAATAG